A region of the Paracoccus pantotrophus genome:
CAAGGCGACCGCCGAGGGCGGCCTGGGCGTGCCGCCGGGCCAGCAGGTCTTCTTCCGTTCGCTTTTCGCCATCCCGGTCATCCTGGTCTGGCTGGCATTCCGGCACGAACTGGGCGTCGGCCTCAGAACCTTTCGCCCGATGGGGCATTTCTATCGCGGCGTGATCGGCACCGCCGCCATGGGGCTGGGCTTCTGGGCGCTGGCCCTGCTGCCTTTCCCCGAGGTCACGGCCATCGGCTATGCCGCGCCGCTGCTGACGGTGATCTTCGCCGCCATGTTCCTGGGCGAGGACGTGCGGCTGTTCCGCCTGTCCATGGTGGTGCTGGGGCTGGTCGGCGTGGTGATCGTGCTGTCGCCGCGGCTGAGCTTCGGCGCCGCCATGGGCTACAAGGAAAGCCTGGGCGCCATGGTCACGCTGTCGGGCGCCGCCTGCACGGCGCTGGCGCAGATCTTCGTGCGCAAGCTGGTGCAGGAGGAACGCACCTCGGCCATCGTGTTCTGGTTCTCGGTCACATCGACGCTGCTGGGACTGCTGACGGTGCCTTTCGGCTGGGTGATGCCCGATGCCGAAACCGCGGCGCTGCTGGTCATGATCGGGCTGCTGGGCGGGCTGGGGCAGATCCTGCTGACCTCGGCCTATCGCTATGCCGATGCCTCGCTGGTGGCGCCCTTTGAATATGCCTCGATGCTGCTGGCGCTGCTGATCGGCTGGTTCGTCTTCGACGAGGCGCCGACGCTGGTGATGCTGGCGGGCGCCGCGCTGGTCATCACCGCCGGCATCCTGATCATCTGGCGCGAGCGGCAGCTGGGGCTGGAGCGCAACCGCCAGCGCAAAGCCATGACCCCGCAGGGCTAGGCAGGGCTAGGGCCGGTCAGCGAAGCCGAAGGCGACGTAATCGCGCAGATAGGCCCTTTTCGCCGCGGCACGCAGTTCCTGGTCGTCCAGGAAATCCGGGAAGGGCTCGGCCCGCGGCGGGTCGGCCGGTGCCCCGATCCCGGCGCTGGCGGCAAGCCAGGACAGATCGTGCGGCAGTTCCGCCTCGCGCAGCACCATGTCTGGGGCGCCGAAACGCGCGAAGCCGGCCAGCACCTCGGACTGGCTGGCCCAGCCGGGATAGGTTGGCAGCGTGGTCTGACCGTTCAGGTTGCGGCGCAGGAACTCCAGGAAGGCCGCGAACAGTTCCGCCTTGCGGCCCTGCTCCAGCGCGGCCAGTTCCTGATCCGGCGGCAGGGGCACGCGGTGAATGCGGCGCATCAGGTCGCGCAATTCGGCATTCCTGCCGCCGAGCAGCGATTGGAACGCCTTCCAGGCCCGCGGCAGCGGGTGACGCAGCACGGTGAAGCTGCGATGGCCGGCATGCCGGCGCTTCCATTGCCGCAGGCTGGCCTGGTTGAAATCGCCCGCAACCTCGCCCATCCGCCGCAGCCAGCCCGCGACCAAGCCGGTCGGCCCGCCCTTGACCGGCATGAAGATCAGCCCGCTGCCCGCCTCGGCCCCCAGGAAGGAAGGCACGGCCGGGCCGCGGCGGGGCTCGAAATTCGGGATGCGGCGCAGCATGAACGGGTCGAGCCGCGCCAGTTCCGCCTGCATCTCGTCGAAATTCTCGACCTTCTTTGACAGTTCGCGCGGGTTTTGCGGCACTTGATCGTTGGCCGGCTCGACCCGCTCCAGATCGGTGCGGCCCAGCCAATGCAACAGGCCGGTCATGACCTCGGCATCGCGCAGATCCTCGTAGCCCAGCCAGAAGGCGGCCTGGCCGGTCACCTGCAGCCGGTGCATGACCTTCAGCTGGAACGCCTCGATCTCGCCCACCGCCTGGCGGAACTCGGCGCCGTCGAAGCGCACGGCGGCGGGGATCGGCGTCTCGGTCTCGTTCAGCTTCCACTGGTTGGTGGCGCGCGCCAGCGCGGTCGAGACATAGCTGTCCACCGGGTTGCGGGTCAGCACGATCTTGGCGCAGGACCGGTCCTCGATGATGGCATCGAAGACGCGCGGGTCGTGGTCGTGGAAATAGCGGAATCCCGGCAGGTGGTTCGGCTTGTCGAAGATCGCCGCCAGCAGCCGGTGCGGATCGGCCTCGCGCTCGGCCATGGTGATGCCCTTGAGCTCTTCCTTGTCGGGCCAACCCATCATGTAGGGGTTGAAGGCCTCGCCGAAACAGGTGACGCGCTTGATGGCGTTCAGCGTCGCCTCGAGCAGGTTCGAGCCGGTGCGCATCTCGGCAAAGATGACGAAGCTGCGGAAGGGCTGGGTCATGGCGCGGGGATTCCTTGGCCGGGGATGTGGTCGGGATCGGCGGCGGGGAAATCGCCCATCAGTTGCGGATGCAGCCCGGCATTGCGCAACCGTTGCAGGAACCGCCCCATGCCGGTGACATCGCGCATCCGGGGCAGGTCGGCGGCGGCGGCGGGATCGCCACCCAGCCCCTGCAGGATGTCGCCCAGCACGGCCGCGGGCCGGGCGCAGGCATCGCCCAGATCCCAGACCCGCGTGCGCGCCTTGAGCCAGACCGAGTTCAGCACCTCGATCTGCGCCAGTTCGGTGCGTTGCAGGATGGCGGCGACGCGGCGGATGTCGTCGAAGGGCATGCCGGAATGCAAAAGCGGCACCGCCCAGGCGCCGGTGACGACAAAGATGCGCGCATTGGGATCGGTGGCCAGGAACCAGTTCATCTCCTGCCGGTCGCGCGGGCTGAACTGCCAGGCCTGCATCCGCCGCGAACTGCGGATCAGGTTGGCCAAAAAGCCGCGCTGATCCA
Encoded here:
- a CDS encoding DMT family transporter; the encoded protein is MIQTPPSPLRGILLKCLSVLVFTIMASIVKATAEGGLGVPPGQQVFFRSLFAIPVILVWLAFRHELGVGLRTFRPMGHFYRGVIGTAAMGLGFWALALLPFPEVTAIGYAAPLLTVIFAAMFLGEDVRLFRLSMVVLGLVGVVIVLSPRLSFGAAMGYKESLGAMVTLSGAACTALAQIFVRKLVQEERTSAIVFWFSVTSTLLGLLTVPFGWVMPDAETAALLVMIGLLGGLGQILLTSAYRYADASLVAPFEYASMLLALLIGWFVFDEAPTLVMLAGAALVITAGILIIWRERQLGLERNRQRKAMTPQG